The following coding sequences are from one Chitinimonas sp. BJYL2 window:
- a CDS encoding N-acetylmuramic acid 6-phosphate etherase, protein MLRTETPSTVHADLDQYDDAALLSAFIHDQHQAVDAVQAASGALAQALTLALPRMLRGGRLIYVGAGTSGRLGVLDGVELLPTFSWPNERALAVLAGGRDAMFVAVEGAEDNREQGAADLLAHQPTADDVVLLLAASGATPYVLGALHAARNCGALTVGFANNPDAPVAREAEVGVTLDTGPEVISGSTRLKAGTSQKIALNTFSSALMVRLNKVYGNLMVDLKATNAKLRRRAIALTTLASGASEQEAETMLKACDHHVKLAIVALRLNLSPDAARVRLDATQGSVRLALASSGR, encoded by the coding sequence ATGTTGCGCACCGAAACCCCCAGCACCGTACACGCCGATCTCGACCAGTACGACGATGCGGCCCTGCTGTCCGCGTTCATCCATGACCAGCATCAGGCCGTCGATGCCGTCCAGGCGGCCAGCGGCGCACTGGCGCAAGCACTGACACTCGCCCTGCCGCGCATGTTGCGCGGCGGCCGGCTGATCTATGTGGGTGCGGGCACCTCGGGACGACTGGGCGTGCTCGACGGCGTGGAGCTGCTGCCAACCTTCTCCTGGCCCAATGAACGCGCGCTGGCCGTGCTGGCAGGTGGTCGCGACGCCATGTTCGTTGCCGTTGAAGGCGCCGAAGACAATCGCGAACAAGGTGCCGCCGATCTGCTGGCCCATCAGCCCACGGCAGACGATGTGGTGCTCCTGCTGGCGGCATCCGGCGCCACGCCCTATGTGCTGGGTGCGCTGCATGCTGCCCGCAACTGCGGTGCGCTGACGGTTGGCTTTGCCAACAATCCCGACGCACCGGTCGCCCGCGAGGCCGAAGTCGGCGTCACGCTAGATACCGGCCCCGAAGTGATTTCCGGCAGCACCCGGCTCAAGGCCGGCACCTCGCAGAAGATCGCCCTGAACACCTTTTCGAGCGCCCTGATGGTCCGGCTCAACAAGGTCTACGGCAACCTGATGGTCGATCTCAAGGCCACCAATGCCAAGCTGCGTCGGCGCGCCATCGCCCTGACCACGCTGGCCAGCGGGGCTAGCGAGCAGGAAGCCGAAACCATGCTCAAGGCCTGTGATCACCACGTCAAACTGGCGATTGTGGCGCTGCGTCTGAATCTCTCCCCCGATGCGGCACGCGTCCGTCTGGACGCCACGCAGGGCAGCGTCCGGCTGGCATTGGCGTCGTCCGGCCGGTAA
- a CDS encoding glycoside hydrolase family 10 protein → MPTVRIAATASRLPMALFAGLLLLAGCATPPVPTAMPGAPAAAPNRVDTPTPPPAPREFRAAWVSTVANIDWPSKPGLSSEQQQAEALAILDSAVATNLNALVLQVRPTADAIYPSPFEPWSEYLSGEQGKAPQPLYDPLAFWVEEAHKRGIELHAWFNPYRARHANAKSPAAATHISKTHPQLVKSYGDYLWMDPGEAAAEQRALDVITDVVRRYDLDGVHIDDYFYPYPVNAANGSEVPFPDEPSWQRYVAGGGKLARDDWRRDNVNRLIEHLYRAVHAVKPWVKVGVSPFGLGKPDRRAPGLVGFSQYDKLYADAELWLREGWLDYLAPQLYWAIDPPQQAFPVLLAGWDKENVKRRHLWPGLYTSALTGSNRSWPAEEILRQIELSRAQPGASGQIHFSMIALLQDRKGIRSQLQQGLYAEAALVPASPWLDATAPLAPWLTPVCEAGQARASALQVRAAPGKPAVRFAIWRMQDHVWRFDSVPANQTTVSALGASRVSVTAVDRVGNESAPTQLELDCPAPAPLPRADHSKGL, encoded by the coding sequence ATGCCTACCGTCCGTATTGCCGCCACCGCCAGTCGTCTACCCATGGCCCTGTTTGCGGGCCTGCTCCTGCTGGCCGGATGCGCCACGCCGCCAGTACCAACCGCCATGCCTGGCGCGCCCGCCGCGGCGCCCAACCGGGTGGACACGCCGACGCCACCGCCCGCGCCACGCGAATTCCGCGCCGCATGGGTATCGACCGTGGCCAATATCGACTGGCCCAGCAAGCCGGGATTGAGCAGCGAGCAACAACAGGCCGAGGCACTGGCCATACTGGACAGCGCCGTCGCGACCAATCTCAACGCACTGGTCCTGCAGGTGCGCCCCACCGCCGATGCGATCTACCCCTCGCCGTTCGAACCCTGGTCCGAATACCTGAGCGGCGAACAGGGCAAGGCACCGCAACCACTGTATGACCCGCTGGCATTCTGGGTAGAAGAGGCGCACAAGCGCGGCATCGAGCTGCATGCCTGGTTCAACCCTTACCGCGCACGGCACGCCAATGCCAAGAGCCCGGCCGCCGCGACCCATATCAGCAAGACCCACCCGCAACTTGTCAAAAGTTATGGCGATTATCTGTGGATGGACCCGGGCGAGGCCGCCGCTGAACAACGTGCGCTCGACGTGATTACCGATGTCGTGCGCCGCTACGACCTCGACGGTGTGCATATCGATGACTATTTCTATCCCTACCCGGTCAACGCCGCCAATGGCAGTGAAGTCCCCTTTCCCGACGAGCCCAGCTGGCAGCGTTATGTGGCCGGCGGCGGCAAGCTGGCCCGCGATGACTGGCGCCGCGATAACGTCAATCGCCTGATCGAGCACCTGTACCGTGCTGTGCATGCGGTCAAACCTTGGGTCAAGGTAGGTGTGAGCCCCTTTGGTCTGGGCAAGCCCGATCGCCGTGCACCCGGTCTGGTCGGCTTCAGCCAGTACGACAAACTCTATGCCGATGCCGAGCTGTGGCTGCGCGAAGGCTGGCTGGATTATCTGGCACCGCAGCTGTATTGGGCGATTGACCCGCCGCAGCAGGCCTTCCCCGTCCTGCTGGCAGGCTGGGACAAGGAAAACGTCAAACGCCGTCACCTCTGGCCCGGCCTGTACACCAGCGCCCTCACCGGCTCCAACCGCAGCTGGCCGGCCGAGGAAATTCTCCGCCAGATCGAACTGAGCCGCGCCCAGCCAGGTGCCAGCGGCCAGATCCACTTCAGCATGATCGCGCTGCTACAGGATCGCAAAGGCATACGCAGCCAGCTGCAACAGGGCTTGTACGCCGAGGCAGCGCTGGTCCCGGCCAGCCCCTGGCTGGATGCCACTGCACCGCTGGCCCCGTGGCTGACACCTGTCTGCGAAGCCGGACAGGCCCGTGCCAGCGCGCTGCAGGTACGCGCCGCACCGGGCAAGCCGGCCGTTCGCTTTGCGATATGGCGCATGCAAGATCACGTATGGCGCTTTGACTCGGTGCCGGCAAACCAGACCACCGTCAGCGCCCTTGGCGCGAGCCGGGTCTCGGTTACCGCAGTAGATCGGGTGGGCAATGAAAGCGCACCCACCCAGCTTGAGCTGGATTGTCCCGCACCGGCACCCCTGCCACGGGCAGACCATTCCAAAGGGTTATGA
- a CDS encoding D-amino acid dehydrogenase produces MREVCVIGGGVVGVSSAWYLAEAGFKVSLLERAATVGTGASYLNGGQLSYRYVAPLADAGVPAKALGWLMDRDGPLRFRPSFDMDQWIWLMRFLQRCHGQANRETTAKLARLGELSKASIGALINEHQLPDFDWKEAGKLVVYRTESIFRKAVRSTGTHPEQQVFNAAECLQAEPVLASLADRLQGGIYTRDEAVADCQGFCLALMSKLRQHPNFAGMINDEATGFRHNPHGRLVLQTRSGHHEAESYVLAAGIQSRHLARSLGLRLPIYPLKGYSLTAPINGVHTPPAASITDFERKILYARIGDRLRIAAMVDLVGEDERIDPARIDTLMRQARADMPLAGDYGRAIPWAGLRPATPDGAPIVGKTPVPGLWFNLGHGPLGFTFATGTARILAAEMLGKPSPLADDSFTWKNH; encoded by the coding sequence ATGCGCGAGGTTTGCGTTATCGGCGGAGGTGTCGTGGGCGTGAGCAGCGCCTGGTATCTCGCTGAGGCCGGGTTCAAGGTCAGTCTGCTGGAGCGCGCCGCTACCGTGGGTACGGGCGCAAGCTACCTCAACGGTGGCCAGCTGAGTTACCGCTATGTGGCGCCGCTGGCCGATGCGGGCGTGCCCGCCAAGGCACTGGGCTGGCTGATGGACCGTGACGGGCCCTTGCGTTTCAGGCCCTCGTTCGACATGGACCAGTGGATCTGGCTGATGCGCTTCCTGCAGCGCTGCCATGGCCAGGCCAATCGCGAGACCACCGCCAAGCTCGCCCGTCTGGGTGAACTCAGCAAGGCCAGCATCGGCGCCCTGATCAACGAACATCAGCTGCCCGATTTCGACTGGAAAGAAGCCGGCAAGCTGGTGGTCTACCGCACCGAATCCATCTTCCGCAAAGCTGTACGCAGCACCGGCACCCATCCCGAGCAACAGGTCTTCAATGCCGCCGAATGTCTGCAGGCGGAACCCGTGCTCGCCTCTCTGGCGGATCGCCTGCAAGGTGGCATCTACACCCGCGACGAGGCCGTGGCCGATTGCCAAGGCTTCTGCCTGGCGCTGATGAGCAAGCTGCGCCAGCACCCCAATTTTGCCGGCATGATCAATGACGAAGCGACCGGTTTCCGCCACAACCCGCATGGCCGACTGGTGCTGCAAACCCGCTCGGGCCATCACGAGGCCGAGTCCTATGTGCTGGCCGCGGGCATCCAGAGCCGCCATCTGGCCCGCAGCCTGGGCCTGCGCCTGCCCATTTACCCACTCAAGGGCTATAGCCTGACCGCGCCGATCAACGGCGTGCACACGCCGCCCGCTGCCAGCATTACCGACTTTGAGCGCAAGATCCTCTACGCACGGATCGGTGATCGTCTGCGCATCGCCGCCATGGTCGATCTGGTCGGTGAAGATGAACGTATCGACCCGGCACGGATCGATACCCTGATGCGACAGGCGCGTGCCGACATGCCGCTCGCTGGGGATTATGGCCGCGCCATTCCCTGGGCAGGCCTGCGCCCCGCAACACCGGATGGCGCCCCCATCGTGGGCAAGACGCCGGTACCGGGTCTCTGGTTCAATCTGGGCCACGGCCCGCTGGGCTTCACCTTTGCCACCGGCACCGCACGCATACTGGCAGCCGAAATGCTTGGCAAACCCAGCCCATTGGCAGACGACAGCTTCACATGGAAAAACCACTGA
- a CDS encoding serine hydrolase, translating into MEKPLNHIALAQALRDIVRKVDLGGVRDSLLDGAPVRHHPSLDLAVIAFPEQGAPVWANVLFSREYPDGLIGEIPADGASLANVHFLADQTDAARNCIVWAPDSHWDQLNWTTLAGTGPHRHVAPYPASLLKVMVAVGVCRLLDTGRYDWSQPWVYGEQTQTIAAWCDAMIVTSNNDATSAMVALLHHAGLITRDASGEVHNGLNTLFSQLGLPTLQLNNTKADGGWRNGDGAGVGHLHMTAWDSARLLWLLLDTLPAAPWLPASTTAPLSPASRARFWGWMQDQALHEILSSTALAGVAGWQRGIPAQLPTRWIQSDGSVRADDYDFPADVRPENARATVRFAHKTGTTENYVSDAGWVEGKGGRRYLIALLTNLGTRYAPDAVCATDWRIPQIGAAVDTWLKQHLE; encoded by the coding sequence ATGGAAAAACCACTGAACCACATCGCCCTCGCCCAAGCCTTGCGGGATATCGTCCGCAAGGTCGATCTGGGCGGGGTGCGCGATAGCCTGCTGGATGGCGCCCCGGTGCGCCACCACCCCAGCCTCGATCTGGCCGTGATCGCTTTTCCGGAGCAGGGCGCACCTGTCTGGGCCAATGTGCTGTTCTCCCGCGAATACCCGGACGGGCTGATCGGCGAGATCCCTGCCGATGGCGCCTCGCTCGCGAATGTGCATTTCCTCGCCGACCAGACCGATGCCGCGCGCAACTGCATCGTCTGGGCGCCGGATAGCCATTGGGACCAACTGAACTGGACCACGCTGGCAGGCACCGGGCCACATCGCCACGTGGCCCCCTATCCGGCCAGCCTGCTCAAGGTCATGGTCGCTGTGGGCGTCTGCCGCTTGCTCGATACCGGCCGTTACGACTGGTCGCAGCCCTGGGTATATGGCGAGCAAACCCAGACCATCGCTGCCTGGTGCGACGCCATGATCGTCACCAGCAACAATGACGCCACCTCGGCCATGGTCGCCTTGCTGCATCATGCCGGCCTGATCACCCGCGACGCCAGCGGCGAAGTACACAACGGTCTCAATACCCTGTTCAGCCAGCTGGGACTGCCCACCCTGCAACTCAACAACACCAAGGCCGACGGTGGCTGGCGCAATGGCGACGGTGCCGGTGTAGGCCATCTGCACATGACCGCCTGGGACAGTGCACGCCTGCTCTGGTTATTGCTGGATACCCTGCCGGCCGCCCCCTGGCTGCCTGCCAGCACCACCGCACCGCTGTCACCCGCTAGCCGCGCGCGCTTCTGGGGCTGGATGCAGGATCAGGCACTGCACGAAATCCTCTCGTCTACGGCCTTGGCCGGCGTGGCCGGCTGGCAGCGCGGCATACCGGCGCAGCTGCCGACGCGCTGGATCCAGTCCGATGGCAGCGTGCGGGCCGACGACTATGACTTCCCTGCTGATGTACGCCCCGAAAACGCCCGTGCGACCGTCCGATTTGCCCACAAGACCGGCACCACCGAGAATTACGTATCGGATGCCGGCTGGGTAGAAGGCAAGGGGGGTCGCCGTTACCTGATTGCCCTGCTGACGAATCTGGGTACCCGCTATGCACCCGATGCCGTCTGCGCCACCGATTGGCGCATTCCGCAAATCGGTGCTGCCGTCGATACCTGGCTGAAGCAGCATCTGGAATAA
- a CDS encoding ABC transporter substrate-binding protein, protein MLKPCTRLLLPALLGSLLMAPALAAKPLVYCADAAPEGFDPGMWDAAGTNNTTAQMFQGLVGFKRGGTALEPQLATHWEVSPDAKVFTFKLRRGVKFHTTPYFKPTRTFNADDVLFTFQRFLDPKHPMNLAMPGVLFIYPQNLNFNDQIDKVEKLDDYTVRFTLRKANVTFATYLAMAFAGIHSAEYGNQLLRNKQANNINNYPVGTGPYRFVSYQKDAAVRMEANPDYWGKPQQTKKLIFLIAKDANVRLQKLVNGECHIAASARDVDLATLTARPDIKLGKIQALNLSYLAFNLKHPALSKREVREALDISVDRNAVFKTLFPRGDAMQAVSAFPPAIVGYNKSLKNEFNPAKAKQLLSKAGFPNGFELDLFALPVVRPTNPNGLLLAQMLQADWGKIGVKVNIKSYEFAEYLRRAKNGEHGVYMSGWSGDNGDADDFLAPNLTCAASQGGTRFCNAEFDKLVEEGRATTDPAKRIKIYEKAQEIFKRERPWITLAHSTVYIPMKKDVQGFVMAPNGSVDFENVYR, encoded by the coding sequence ATGTTGAAGCCCTGCACCCGCCTGCTCCTTCCCGCCCTGCTCGGCAGCCTGCTGATGGCGCCGGCACTGGCAGCCAAACCGCTGGTGTACTGCGCCGATGCAGCCCCGGAAGGCTTCGACCCCGGCATGTGGGATGCTGCCGGCACCAACAACACCACCGCCCAGATGTTCCAGGGCCTGGTCGGATTCAAGCGCGGCGGCACGGCGCTGGAGCCCCAGCTGGCCACCCATTGGGAAGTCTCGCCCGATGCCAAGGTGTTCACCTTCAAGCTCCGGCGCGGGGTGAAATTCCACACCACGCCGTACTTCAAGCCCACGCGCACGTTCAATGCCGATGATGTGCTGTTCACCTTCCAGCGCTTCCTCGATCCCAAGCACCCGATGAACCTCGCCATGCCGGGCGTGCTGTTCATCTATCCGCAGAACCTCAACTTCAACGACCAGATCGACAAGGTCGAGAAGCTGGACGACTACACGGTCCGCTTCACGCTGCGCAAAGCCAATGTGACCTTTGCCACCTATCTGGCCATGGCGTTCGCCGGCATCCATTCGGCCGAGTACGGCAACCAGTTGCTGCGCAACAAGCAGGCCAACAACATCAACAATTACCCGGTCGGCACGGGCCCGTACCGCTTTGTGTCCTACCAGAAGGATGCCGCGGTACGCATGGAAGCGAACCCCGATTACTGGGGCAAGCCACAACAGACCAAAAAACTCATCTTCCTGATCGCCAAGGACGCCAATGTGCGCCTGCAGAAGCTGGTCAATGGCGAGTGCCATATCGCCGCCTCGGCCCGCGATGTCGACCTGGCCACGCTGACGGCCCGGCCCGATATCAAACTGGGCAAGATCCAGGCACTCAACCTCTCCTATCTGGCATTCAACCTCAAGCATCCGGCCCTGTCCAAACGCGAGGTGCGCGAGGCACTCGACATCAGCGTCGATCGCAACGCCGTCTTCAAGACCCTGTTCCCGCGCGGTGATGCCATGCAGGCCGTGAGCGCCTTCCCGCCTGCGATTGTCGGTTACAACAAGAGTCTGAAGAACGAGTTCAACCCCGCCAAAGCCAAGCAGCTGCTAAGCAAGGCCGGCTTCCCCAATGGTTTCGAGCTGGACTTGTTTGCCCTGCCGGTGGTGCGCCCCACCAACCCCAACGGCTTGCTGCTGGCACAGATGCTGCAGGCCGACTGGGGCAAGATCGGCGTCAAGGTCAATATCAAGAGTTATGAGTTTGCCGAATACCTGCGACGCGCCAAGAACGGCGAGCATGGGGTGTATATGAGTGGCTGGTCGGGCGATAACGGCGACGCGGACGACTTCCTGGCACCCAATCTCACCTGTGCCGCCAGCCAGGGCGGCACCCGGTTCTGCAATGCCGAGTTCGACAAGCTGGTCGAAGAAGGCCGGGCAACGACCGACCCCGCCAAACGGATCAAGATTTACGAAAAGGCGCAGGAAATTTTCAAACGTGAGCGCCCCTGGATTACCTTGGCCCACTCAACCGTGTATATCCCCATGAAGAAGGATGTGCAGGGCTTCGTCATGGCCCCGAACGGCAGCGTGGATTTCGAGAATGTCTATCGGTAA
- a CDS encoding LysR family transcriptional regulator, whose protein sequence is MRLRHIEVFHAVMQAGTISGAAQLLYISQPAVSKVLQHCELQLGFPLFERVKGRLYPTPEAQKLFLEVDKLNRDLQSVRRLASSLKLRQAEHVRLVSTPTLAMSILPAAITSWRRKFPDVHCKLGTQHTREIVSELLLGEADMALSLQDPQHPGIVAESLASAPMTVIAPAGTWPPVQVGTPLAITDLPRDLIALPADDPLGNRVADACAAHELALHAHTVVQTYQLARSLVENGAGAAVIDPFTAATADPARAQCRPLTPTIPVELYLLTANAAPLSQSARYLVRCIRDAASSCLQAIKAG, encoded by the coding sequence ATGCGCTTACGCCACATAGAAGTCTTCCACGCGGTGATGCAGGCCGGCACCATCAGCGGTGCCGCACAGCTGCTGTATATCTCGCAGCCCGCCGTCTCCAAGGTACTGCAGCACTGCGAACTGCAACTGGGCTTCCCCCTGTTCGAGCGCGTCAAAGGGCGGCTATATCCCACGCCCGAGGCACAGAAGCTGTTCCTCGAAGTCGACAAGCTCAACCGTGATCTGCAGTCGGTACGCCGGCTGGCCTCCAGCCTCAAGTTGCGTCAGGCCGAGCATGTACGGCTGGTTTCCACCCCCACGCTCGCCATGTCCATCCTGCCTGCGGCCATTACCAGCTGGCGGCGCAAATTCCCTGATGTGCATTGCAAGCTGGGCACCCAGCACACCCGCGAGATTGTCAGCGAGCTGCTGCTGGGCGAGGCCGATATGGCCTTGTCGCTGCAAGACCCGCAACACCCTGGCATCGTCGCTGAATCGCTGGCCAGTGCCCCCATGACCGTGATCGCACCGGCTGGCACCTGGCCACCCGTCCAGGTGGGTACACCGCTGGCGATCACCGATTTGCCGCGCGACCTGATCGCCCTGCCCGCCGATGATCCGCTCGGCAACCGGGTCGCCGATGCCTGTGCCGCCCACGAGCTGGCCCTGCATGCCCATACCGTGGTGCAAACCTATCAACTGGCGCGCTCGCTGGTGGAGAACGGTGCGGGCGCTGCGGTGATCGATCCGTTCACCGCTGCCACTGCCGACCCGGCCCGCGCCCAGTGCCGGCCGCTGACGCCCACCATTCCGGTCGAGCTGTACCTGTTGACGGCCAATGCCGCGCCCTTGTCGCAATCGGCGCGCTATCTGGTGCGCTGCATCCGCGATGCCGCCAGCAGCTGCCTGCAGGCCATCAAGGCGGGTTGA
- a CDS encoding M15 family metallopeptidase, whose product MRCEDLPGHPDFVALPALDGIVTELRYASADNFVGRDLYGRVDCAWLHREAADGLMQAARWLADAAPGHRLLVLDALRPHRVQIELWDFLAGTPMQMYVADPARGSIHSFGKAVDVTVLDPEGRELDMGTAFDDLSELSHPALEEGHLILGKITEAQIANRQLLRSAMTVGGFRGINSEWWHFDHGDRDEVRRRYLRIE is encoded by the coding sequence ATGCGTTGTGAAGACCTGCCGGGCCATCCGGATTTTGTGGCGCTACCCGCGCTGGACGGCATCGTCACCGAGCTACGCTATGCCAGCGCCGACAACTTTGTCGGCCGCGATCTGTATGGTCGCGTCGACTGCGCCTGGCTACACCGTGAAGCGGCCGATGGCCTGATGCAAGCCGCACGCTGGCTTGCCGATGCCGCGCCGGGCCATCGCCTGCTAGTGCTGGATGCACTGCGCCCGCACCGGGTCCAGATCGAGCTTTGGGACTTTCTGGCCGGCACCCCCATGCAGATGTACGTAGCTGACCCGGCGCGCGGCTCGATCCACTCCTTCGGCAAGGCAGTCGATGTGACCGTGCTGGACCCCGAAGGCCGCGAACTGGACATGGGCACGGCCTTTGATGACCTCAGCGAACTCTCGCATCCCGCCCTCGAAGAAGGCCATCTGATCCTCGGCAAAATCACCGAGGCGCAGATTGCCAATCGCCAACTGCTGCGCAGTGCGATGACGGTGGGGGGATTCCGCGGGATCAACAGCGAGTGGTGGCACTTTGATCACGGCGACCGCGATGAAGTCCGGCGCCGCTATTTGCGGATCGAATGA
- a CDS encoding LD-carboxypeptidase codes for MDHSPRRRFLQQIALAAGAAALPAASHAAQHTSGLLLPPRLKAGDTLGLISPSNATYRREPLTVAIESLQALGFKVKEAPHLRSRYGQFGGTDTERVGDINAMFADPEVHGILAMTGGSGATRLLDRIDYAAIRRHPKVLMGFSDITALLNAIHQQTGLITFHGPVAGSEWNTISVDSVRRVLMNAEAATFRNPAELSGGLVQTQYRVQTLRGGKARGKLVGGNLTVLTTLMGTPMQPDFKGAVLFLEDINEEIYRIDRMLAHLRLAGAFKSLAGVALGQFTDCGPGEGGYGTLTLDEVFDEYFKDLGIPVYSGAMIGHIKPKFALPVGLPVEIDADAGTLAMLSPAVR; via the coding sequence ATGGACCATAGCCCCCGCCGCCGCTTCCTCCAGCAGATCGCCCTCGCCGCCGGTGCCGCTGCACTGCCCGCCGCCAGCCATGCCGCCCAACACACCAGCGGCCTACTGCTGCCGCCGCGACTCAAGGCCGGCGACACCCTCGGCCTGATCAGCCCGTCCAATGCCACCTACCGGCGCGAACCGCTGACGGTCGCCATCGAATCGCTGCAGGCGCTGGGTTTCAAGGTCAAGGAAGCGCCCCATCTGCGCAGCCGCTATGGCCAGTTCGGCGGCACCGATACCGAACGCGTCGGCGATATCAACGCCATGTTTGCCGACCCCGAGGTCCACGGCATCCTTGCCATGACCGGCGGCTCGGGTGCGACGCGCCTGCTCGACCGTATCGACTACGCCGCCATCCGCCGTCACCCCAAGGTGCTGATGGGCTTCAGCGACATCACTGCCCTGCTCAATGCCATCCACCAGCAAACCGGCCTGATCACCTTCCATGGCCCGGTCGCCGGTTCGGAATGGAACACCATCAGCGTCGATTCGGTACGCCGCGTGCTGATGAACGCCGAGGCCGCCACCTTCCGCAATCCCGCTGAACTCAGCGGGGGTCTGGTGCAAACCCAGTACCGCGTGCAGACCCTGCGCGGCGGCAAGGCGCGCGGCAAGCTAGTCGGCGGCAACCTCACCGTGCTGACCACGCTGATGGGCACGCCGATGCAGCCCGATTTCAAGGGGGCCGTGCTGTTTCTCGAAGACATCAACGAAGAGATTTACCGCATCGACCGCATGCTCGCGCACCTGCGTCTGGCCGGGGCATTCAAATCGCTGGCCGGCGTGGCACTGGGCCAGTTCACCGACTGCGGCCCCGGCGAGGGCGGTTACGGCACACTGACGCTGGATGAAGTGTTCGATGAATACTTCAAGGACCTCGGTATCCCCGTCTACAGCGGCGCCATGATCGGCCACATCAAACCCAAGTTCGCCCTGCCCGTAGGCCTGCCAGTCGAGATCGACGCCGATGCCGGCACGCTGGCGATGTTGAGCCCGGCAGTACGCTGA
- a CDS encoding succinylglutamate desuccinylase/aspartoacylase family protein, whose product MHFKSITYASPQPGPRLIVLGAVHGNELAGTKGILRVIEELESGQVALAQGRVTFVPITNPLAYEKQQRAGDRNLNRNLSPTKDINEFEDQIANWLCPLLAEHEVLLDLHSFQAQGKAFAMIGPLDNTGPLEPFSHAAKEEALALRLGVDRIVDGWLATYAGGVERRLARLGNNASRKDLLLADAKYGVGTTEYMRSQGGWSITLECGQHNDPHAPEVAYRAIRNTLAHLGLVAEADPAPAREVEALHLFTVIDKLDAADTFAKPWTSFDAVSAGEVIGTRANGEVVKAECDGRIVFPNAKAGAGEEWFYLAQHNARFDA is encoded by the coding sequence ATGCATTTCAAGTCCATCACTTACGCCAGCCCCCAACCCGGCCCGCGCCTGATCGTGCTGGGCGCCGTTCACGGCAACGAGCTGGCGGGAACCAAGGGCATCCTGCGCGTCATCGAGGAACTGGAGTCCGGCCAGGTAGCGCTGGCCCAGGGTCGCGTTACCTTCGTGCCCATCACCAACCCGTTGGCCTACGAAAAGCAGCAGCGCGCCGGGGACCGCAACCTCAACCGTAACCTCAGCCCGACCAAGGACATCAACGAGTTCGAGGATCAGATCGCCAACTGGCTCTGCCCCTTGCTGGCCGAGCATGAAGTGCTGCTGGACCTGCATTCCTTCCAGGCTCAGGGCAAGGCCTTTGCCATGATCGGCCCGCTGGACAATACGGGTCCGCTCGAACCCTTTAGCCATGCGGCCAAGGAAGAAGCACTGGCACTGCGACTAGGTGTGGACCGCATCGTGGATGGCTGGCTGGCAACCTACGCAGGCGGTGTGGAGCGACGTCTGGCGCGACTCGGCAACAACGCCAGCCGCAAGGATCTGCTGCTGGCCGACGCCAAGTATGGCGTCGGCACCACCGAGTACATGCGCTCGCAGGGTGGCTGGTCGATTACCCTGGAATGCGGCCAGCACAACGATCCGCACGCCCCCGAAGTAGCCTACCGCGCCATCCGCAACACCCTGGCCCATCTGGGTCTGGTGGCTGAGGCCGACCCGGCCCCGGCCCGCGAGGTGGAAGCACTGCACCTGTTTACGGTGATCGACAAACTCGACGCCGCCGACACCTTCGCCAAACCCTGGACCAGCTTCGATGCGGTCAGCGCCGGTGAAGTGATCGGCACACGCGCCAATGGCGAGGTGGTCAAGGCCGAGTGCGATGGACGCATCGTGTTCCCGAATGCCAAGGCTGGCGCGGGCGAGGAGTGGTTCTATCTGGCGCAGCACAACGCACGTTTCGATGCCTGA